One Danio aesculapii chromosome 11, fDanAes4.1, whole genome shotgun sequence genomic region harbors:
- the LOC130236944 gene encoding polyamine-transporting ATPase 13A3-like — protein MFFIMFFPISGIYQFLELVCVPLSWRVSMVIIILANTIVSVIIEGGIDMYGSKCFSWLCCQQRKVPKARYMHLAQELSVDPDWPPKPKSTTEAKPALLPDDCSYQIEAIS, from the exons atgtttttcatCATGTTTTTCCCAATCTCTGGAATCTACCAGTTTTTGGAG CTGGTGTGTGTTCCTTTGAGCTGGCGTGTGTCTATGGTGATTATAATACTGGCCAACACCATAGTGTCTGTCATTATTGAG gGAGGAATAGACATGTATGGATCTAAATGCTTCTCCTGGCTGTGCTGCCAGCAGAGAAAAGTGCCCAAGGCACGCTACATGCATCTGGCACAAGAACTAAGCGTGGATCCTGACTGGCCCCCCAAACCCAAGAGCACTACTGAAGCCAAACCCGCCCTACTTCCAGATGACTGCTCCTACCAGATCGAGGCGATTTCCTAG